The following are encoded in a window of Methanocaldococcus sp. genomic DNA:
- a CDS encoding Hsp20/alpha crystallin family protein, translating into MFGRDPFDTLFERMFKEFFATPISGSTVVQSSFGIQISGKGFMPLSIIEGDDHIKVIAWLPGVNKEDIVLNAVGDTLEIRAKRSPLMITESERIIYSEIPEDEEIYRTIKLPAHVKEENASAKFENGVLVVTLPKAESSIKRGINIE; encoded by the coding sequence ATGTTTGGAAGAGATCCTTTTGACACATTATTTGAAAGAATGTTCAAAGAGTTTTTTGCTACACCAATAAGTGGTTCTACAGTTGTTCAAAGTTCTTTTGGAATACAAATATCTGGTAAAGGATTCATGCCATTATCTATTATAGAAGGAGATGACCATATAAAGGTTATTGCATGGTTACCAGGAGTTAATAAAGAAGACATCGTCTTAAATGCAGTTGGAGATACATTAGAAATCAGAGCAAAAAGAAGCCCATTGATGATTACTGAAAGTGAAAGAATCATCTACTCAGAAATTCCTGAAGATGAAGAAATTTATAGAACAATAAAACTTCCAGCACATGTTAAAGAGGAAAATGCCTCTGCTAAGTTTGAAAATGGTGTCTTAGTAGTTACATTACCAAAGGCAGAATCTTCAATTAAGAGAGGAATAAACATTGAATAA
- the ftsY gene encoding signal recognition particle-docking protein FtsY: protein MFGKLKEKLLKTASKITEKIYNKGEAEEVKEKIEPEIKKTESEKTESSKKVEEVKEIKKETTSEEEKKISFFDRFILTRTIKKALKKEIVILEEDIEDILEELEIELLESDVALEVVEKLIENIKKELVGRKISPNDNVEEITINAVKNAIKNILSQEKIDIEEIIKKNKAKGKPTVIVFVGINGTGKTTTIAKLAYKLKQKGYSVVIAAGDTFRAGAIEQLEQHAKNVGVRVIKHKQGADSAAVIYDAIQHAKARGIDVVLADTAGRQATNTNLMEEIKKVVRVTKPDLVIFVGDALTGNDAVYQAEEFNKAVNIDGIILTKIDADAKGGAALSIGYAIGKPILYLGVGQRYEDLIEFDADWMVKKLFGEEEFKFSTEREF, encoded by the coding sequence ATGTTTGGAAAATTAAAAGAAAAACTTTTAAAAACTGCGTCAAAAATTACTGAAAAAATCTACAATAAAGGAGAAGCTGAAGAAGTAAAAGAAAAAATAGAACCAGAAATTAAAAAAACTGAAAGTGAAAAAACAGAAAGCTCTAAAAAAGTAGAAGAAGTTAAAGAAATTAAAAAAGAAACTACATCAGAAGAGGAGAAAAAAATAAGTTTCTTTGATAGATTTATTTTAACGAGGACTATTAAAAAGGCTCTCAAAAAAGAAATTGTAATTTTAGAGGAAGATATTGAAGATATATTAGAAGAGTTAGAAATAGAGCTTTTAGAATCTGATGTAGCCTTAGAAGTTGTAGAAAAGTTAATTGAAAACATTAAAAAAGAGTTAGTTGGGAGAAAAATATCTCCTAATGACAATGTTGAAGAAATTACAATTAACGCTGTAAAAAATGCTATAAAAAATATATTATCCCAAGAAAAAATTGACATTGAGGAGATTATAAAAAAGAATAAAGCAAAAGGAAAGCCAACAGTTATTGTATTTGTTGGAATAAATGGAACTGGAAAAACCACGACAATAGCTAAATTAGCATATAAATTAAAACAAAAAGGATATAGTGTTGTTATAGCAGCAGGGGATACATTTAGGGCTGGAGCGATAGAGCAGTTAGAACAGCATGCAAAAAATGTAGGTGTTAGAGTTATTAAGCATAAACAAGGGGCTGATTCAGCAGCAGTTATATACGATGCGATACAACACGCTAAGGCGAGAGGAATTGATGTCGTTTTGGCAGACACAGCAGGAAGGCAGGCAACAAATACAAACTTAATGGAAGAAATCAAAAAGGTTGTTAGAGTTACAAAGCCAGATTTAGTTATATTCGTTGGAGATGCTTTAACTGGAAACGATGCAGTTTATCAGGCTGAAGAGTTTAATAAGGCAGTGAATATAGATGGGATTATATTGACAAAAATAGATGCAGATGCAAAAGGAGGGGCGGCATTGTCAATTGGCTATGCAATTGGAAAACCTATTTTGTATTTAGGAGTTGGGCAGAGATATGAAGATTTAATTGAGTTCGATGCTGATTGGATGGTTAAAAAATTATTTGGTGAGGAAGAGTTTAAGTTTTCTACTGAAAGAGAGTTTTAA